Proteins found in one Paenibacillus sp. FSL R10-2782 genomic segment:
- a CDS encoding benzoate/H(+) symporter BenE family transporter, with protein MNTTSTSLRGRDLISPTIAALISVIVNYGGTFILVFQAAKVAGLSSEMTASWIWSISIGVGVTGIWLSYRYREPIITAWSTPGVAFLVSALAVTPYPEVIGAYIISALGFIILGLSGMFERFVRLIPPGIASGLLAGILLQFGISAFGGAKVDPLLVVVLFSAYVVLRRFTSRYAIVGILAIGLIYLISVGKVDFSNIKLAIASPVFVVPEFSFHALLGVALPLFIITLTGQYMPGMLVLRNDGFKTSANPILTVTGLGSLLTAPFGSHAFNVAAITAAICTGKDAHEDSTKRYIAGIACGIFYIVVGIFGVTLSALFLILPATFIATLAGLALLGTIGGSLANALTDPKGRETALITFLATAANVTLLGVGGAFWGLITGLAAHLLIHGQFRKKQYSTNVIQQAEQKQ; from the coding sequence ATGAACACAACATCAACTTCACTGCGCGGCCGCGATTTAATTTCACCCACTATAGCTGCTTTAATATCTGTCATTGTCAATTATGGGGGTACATTTATTCTCGTATTTCAGGCAGCAAAAGTAGCAGGTCTAAGCTCTGAAATGACCGCTTCATGGATTTGGTCGATTTCTATTGGTGTGGGTGTAACTGGTATATGGCTAAGTTACCGATACCGTGAACCGATTATTACCGCTTGGTCAACACCAGGCGTAGCTTTTCTTGTTTCGGCGTTAGCTGTAACCCCCTATCCAGAAGTGATTGGCGCCTATATTATCTCTGCTTTAGGATTTATTATTTTGGGGTTATCGGGGATGTTCGAACGTTTCGTCCGGCTAATCCCTCCAGGCATTGCTTCAGGGCTGCTGGCAGGTATTTTACTGCAGTTTGGCATTTCAGCCTTTGGTGGCGCGAAAGTTGACCCTCTGCTTGTAGTTGTCCTGTTTTCTGCGTATGTAGTATTAAGAAGGTTTACATCCCGTTACGCTATCGTGGGTATTTTGGCAATCGGACTTATTTATTTGATTAGTGTGGGGAAAGTAGATTTCAGTAATATCAAATTGGCAATTGCATCGCCAGTATTTGTCGTTCCGGAGTTTTCGTTTCATGCTTTATTGGGTGTTGCATTACCGTTGTTTATTATTACCTTGACGGGACAATATATGCCTGGAATGCTAGTGTTGCGAAATGACGGATTTAAAACGAGCGCGAATCCGATTTTGACTGTAACGGGTTTGGGCTCGCTCTTAACAGCGCCTTTTGGCTCACACGCCTTTAATGTAGCAGCAATTACAGCGGCGATTTGTACAGGGAAAGACGCGCACGAGGATTCAACAAAACGTTACATTGCAGGTATTGCCTGTGGCATTTTTTACATTGTTGTCGGCATTTTTGGTGTGACGCTGTCTGCTCTGTTTCTGATTCTTCCTGCTACCTTTATCGCCACCTTAGCAGGATTGGCACTCCTGGGTACAATTGGCGGTAGCCTTGCCAACGCATTAACAGATCCCAAGGGACGTGAGACAGCATTAATTACTTTTTTGGCAACAGCCGCAAATGTTACATTACTTGGAGTTGGAGGTGCATTTTGGGGACTTATTACAGGTTTGGCGGCACATCTTTTGATACATGGACAATTTCGAAAAAAGCAATATAGTACGAATGTAATTCAACAAGCTGAGCAGAAACAATAG
- a CDS encoding pyridoxamine 5'-phosphate oxidase family protein, whose translation MDKVRYKIREVLDSDKIDSFLNKARIGHLGMVDGKLPYVIPLNYVWSNGKLYFHGATGGRRNQVMSTNPEVCFTVCEEYGTITDPVPAKTDTAYMSVMIFGKAEPIVDLDEVTHMLQEMIQKYVPDYYNRPLAKQHVDKYRSAVFGGPVQVYRIDPYHITAKENPIEEEKMYRPAKTV comes from the coding sequence ATGGATAAGGTTCGTTACAAGATAAGAGAAGTATTGGACAGTGACAAAATTGATTCTTTCTTGAATAAAGCGAGGATTGGACATCTGGGTATGGTTGATGGTAAGTTGCCATACGTTATTCCGCTCAATTACGTTTGGTCAAACGGAAAGCTTTATTTTCATGGGGCTACAGGCGGGAGACGCAATCAGGTGATGAGTACAAATCCAGAGGTTTGTTTTACAGTTTGCGAAGAATATGGAACTATTACTGATCCAGTACCAGCCAAGACAGACACCGCATATATGAGTGTTATGATTTTCGGCAAGGCTGAGCCTATTGTCGATCTGGACGAGGTTACACATATGTTGCAGGAAATGATTCAAAAATATGTGCCTGATTATTATAACCGCCCATTGGCCAAACAGCACGTTGACAAATACAGGTCCGCTGTATTCGGAGGTCCAGTTCAGGTATACCGCATTGACCCCTATCATATAACGGCGAAAGAAAATCCAATCGAAGAAGAAAAAATGTATAGACCAGCAAAAACAGTCTAA
- a CDS encoding YitT family protein has product MKPASGDSSRLPVFYTVIGGITASVGLELFLHPHDMIAGGVTGISRLVSLYTQEHFGLLLFMLNLPLMLLYSLSTHKPMLLRALPGLFAFSGSAIILSPFPAVSGHPVVCALGGGVCIGLGAGLAARHGGLLDSLGLNESDEGRPSSLLLTHRKIPLIQIVMLCNGLLLITAGFMLGWEPALYSALSCLAAYETARLMFNGLTLMVCVVSKDQQTIEEALYRRLRIHNMPVGNPAQIEGKNRGGLTEEKDEQVIVYSVHLLDLQRFKAVIQMTDPQAEIMYVKRWEV; this is encoded by the coding sequence GTGAAGCCCGCTTCGGGAGATTCGAGCAGGTTGCCTGTCTTTTATACGGTGATTGGCGGAATTACGGCATCCGTCGGTCTGGAATTGTTTTTGCATCCGCATGATATGATCGCTGGTGGCGTCACAGGCATCTCCAGACTCGTGTCGCTTTACACACAAGAACATTTTGGATTACTGCTGTTCATGTTGAACTTGCCGCTGATGCTGCTGTATTCTCTGTCGACCCACAAGCCCATGCTGCTTCGGGCGCTTCCAGGTTTGTTTGCCTTTTCAGGCTCAGCCATTATTCTGTCTCCATTCCCGGCAGTGAGTGGCCATCCGGTAGTATGCGCTCTGGGCGGCGGGGTCTGCATCGGACTTGGCGCAGGGCTGGCGGCCCGTCACGGAGGTTTGCTCGATTCTCTGGGGCTAAATGAATCTGACGAAGGCCGTCCATCCAGTCTGTTATTAACGCATCGGAAGATTCCGTTGATACAAATTGTGATGCTTTGTAATGGTTTGCTGCTAATTACGGCTGGCTTCATGCTAGGCTGGGAGCCAGCTCTGTATTCAGCCCTTTCCTGCCTTGCTGCCTATGAAACGGCCCGACTGATGTTTAATGGTCTGACCCTCATGGTATGTGTCGTCAGCAAGGATCAGCAAACCATCGAAGAAGCCTTATATCGCAGGCTTCGTATACACAATATGCCTGTGGGAAATCCTGCACAGATAGAGGGCAAAAATAGAGGTGGACTGACAGAGGAAAAAGATGAACAGGTCATCGTCTACAGCGTTCACCTATTAGATTTGCAACGATTTAAGGCAGTCATCCAAATGACAGACCCGCAGGCTGAGATTATGTATGTGAAGCGATGGGAAGTGTAG
- a CDS encoding cation:proton antiporter → MDHLVFEVGLAIALIAAAGLISTKLRLSVIPFYILIGMAVGPHAMELWHFDFRFIESATFIDFMGRIGVLFLLFYLGLEFSVGRLIKSGRSIAVGGTIYIGINFTLGLALGFLTGFPIAETLVIAGITTISSSAIAAKVLVDLKRTANAETEMILGIIMFEDVFLAVYISILSGLVLSDSSSLGGVLLSALIALGFMLAVIIIGRKAVPLLNRILRIRSNEVFGLVIFGSLFLVAGFSETIHVAEAIGALLIGLVLAETEHAKRIEHLIVPFRDFFGALFFFSFGLSIDPLSLGGNAIWLALAAVILTLIGNIWAGMLAGRTVSLSPKASANIGLTIVARGEFSIIMANLGKEGGLLDIVQPFAAIYVLILAIMAPLLAKQSKPIFNMMNKVFKFKDPRLRKEERNSV, encoded by the coding sequence ATGGATCATCTGGTATTTGAGGTTGGATTGGCTATTGCTCTGATCGCCGCAGCCGGACTTATCTCCACCAAACTGCGCTTATCGGTCATCCCTTTTTATATCCTGATTGGAATGGCCGTCGGACCGCATGCGATGGAGCTGTGGCATTTTGATTTCCGATTTATCGAAAGCGCGACTTTTATTGATTTTATGGGAAGAATCGGGGTGCTATTTCTTCTCTTCTACCTGGGACTGGAGTTCTCGGTAGGCCGTTTGATTAAATCAGGCCGTTCCATCGCGGTGGGCGGCACCATATATATCGGCATTAACTTTACATTAGGACTGGCGCTCGGCTTTCTAACTGGTTTTCCCATTGCAGAGACACTCGTCATTGCCGGGATCACGACGATTTCCTCCAGCGCCATTGCTGCCAAGGTGTTGGTCGATCTGAAGCGAACCGCTAATGCTGAAACTGAAATGATTTTAGGCATTATTATGTTTGAGGATGTCTTCCTCGCCGTCTACATTTCCATCCTCTCCGGATTGGTTCTCAGCGATTCATCCTCGCTCGGGGGTGTGCTGTTATCGGCGCTAATCGCGCTTGGCTTTATGCTCGCAGTTATTATTATCGGTCGGAAGGCCGTCCCTCTGTTAAATCGAATTCTTCGTATTCGTTCCAATGAGGTATTCGGACTTGTTATTTTTGGCTCCCTGTTTCTTGTGGCAGGTTTTTCGGAAACGATTCATGTGGCGGAAGCCATCGGAGCCTTACTAATCGGACTCGTGCTGGCCGAAACAGAACATGCCAAACGGATCGAGCATTTAATTGTTCCTTTCCGCGATTTCTTTGGCGCCTTGTTCTTCTTCAGCTTCGGACTATCTATTGACCCACTGTCTCTGGGAGGAAACGCGATCTGGCTTGCGCTGGCAGCAGTCATTCTTACGTTAATCGGTAACATTTGGGCCGGGATGCTGGCTGGACGCACTGTCTCTCTGTCACCCAAGGCGTCGGCAAATATCGGTTTGACGATTGTGGCCCGCGGTGAGTTCTCGATCATTATGGCTAATTTGGGCAAAGAGGGCGGTTTGCTGGATATTGTTCAGCCCTTTGCAGCTATCTATGTACTTATATTGGCGATTATGGCTCCGTTACTGGCAAAGCAGTCAAAACCTATTTTTAATATGATGAATAAAGTTTTCAAATTCAAGGACCCCCGCCTTCGAAAGGAAGAGAGGAACTCGGTGTAA
- a CDS encoding cation:proton antiporter regulatory subunit gives MDIRESILPGIGIKYRIDTESGDRIVIIIHDDGRRELYHFDYKDLEQSISMTTLSDQEARLVASIIGGMTYKPKQLESVEMTFDDFIIEWYRVEPHYASVGKSIGELDVRQNSGATIIAIVEKKGNKYVNPGPEVIISEGATVVVVGERDQQKRFKQILMNGSG, from the coding sequence ATGGATATTCGAGAGTCTATTTTGCCGGGAATTGGGATTAAGTATCGAATAGATACGGAAAGTGGCGATCGCATTGTCATTATTATTCATGATGACGGCAGACGTGAGCTGTATCATTTTGATTATAAGGATTTGGAACAAAGTATTTCCATGACGACCCTGAGTGATCAGGAAGCACGTTTGGTAGCCTCCATTATCGGTGGCATGACGTATAAGCCCAAGCAGCTTGAAAGCGTAGAAATGACGTTCGACGATTTTATTATTGAATGGTACAGAGTGGAGCCTCACTATGCTAGTGTTGGCAAGTCCATCGGTGAGCTGGATGTACGGCAAAATTCAGGAGCTACGATTATTGCCATTGTAGAGAAAAAAGGGAACAAGTATGTAAATCCCGGCCCGGAAGTGATTATTAGCGAAGGTGCTACTGTGGTCGTGGTCGGGGAACGTGATCAGCAAAAACGCTTTAAACAAATTCTTATGAACGGAAGCGGGTGA
- a CDS encoding putative sporulation protein YtxC, which translates to MELFTVWTHTDGNQESDRFYQVVKSRNKGLHMSRRGFRFTFRQLENKVAWTCKGTESNPAFESFLPCVYSIMASAIADYIIEVKEWGMLNLILAKACSLLEEEDTEQIRSMVRSLLKDDGRRGRMKRHGKLVALLEKDFMELRVVNLEGLIQFRLNAYKKELEEIVDYAMEEFWADRQYEEFMGLLKYFVFFQESKVPLVHVLHQGGHDFTILDSSMVPIPTPEGDDIIVEMPGVELEMEVEDRIVSTLISISPASIILHTDDEHTPIVRTLLHIFEDKMKLSRLYPGQDVQK; encoded by the coding sequence ATGGAACTGTTTACAGTGTGGACCCATACAGACGGAAATCAGGAAAGCGACCGTTTTTATCAGGTGGTCAAGAGTAGAAACAAAGGACTACATATGTCACGGCGCGGATTTCGATTCACTTTCAGACAACTGGAAAACAAAGTGGCCTGGACCTGCAAGGGTACAGAGAGCAATCCGGCGTTTGAAAGCTTTCTCCCCTGTGTATACAGCATCATGGCTTCCGCAATAGCGGATTATATTATCGAAGTGAAGGAATGGGGGATGCTCAATCTGATCCTCGCTAAAGCCTGTTCGCTACTGGAGGAAGAGGATACGGAACAGATTCGCAGCATGGTGCGCTCTTTGTTAAAGGATGATGGGCGAAGAGGGCGTATGAAGCGTCACGGCAAACTGGTGGCCTTACTGGAAAAGGATTTTATGGAGCTGCGCGTGGTTAATCTGGAAGGGCTTATTCAATTCAGGTTGAACGCATACAAAAAAGAGCTTGAGGAAATCGTCGACTATGCCATGGAAGAATTTTGGGCAGATCGGCAGTATGAAGAATTTATGGGATTGCTCAAATATTTTGTGTTTTTCCAGGAAAGTAAAGTTCCACTGGTGCATGTGCTTCATCAGGGTGGGCATGATTTTACCATCCTTGATAGCTCCATGGTGCCGATACCGACACCTGAAGGAGATGACATTATTGTGGAGATGCCAGGAGTTGAACTTGAAATGGAAGTCGAGGACAGAATTGTCAGCACACTCATTTCGATTTCTCCTGCTTCCATTATATTACACACAGACGACGAGCACACCCCTATTGTACGGACGCTCCTGCATATTTTTGAAGATAAAATGAAGCTCAGCAGACTCTATCCCGGACAGGATGTTCAAAAATAA
- a CDS encoding 3D domain-containing protein, whose product MRSMLVWKRILGTLLTATCLVLPGNEVYGHKEPVQHKKGQSTPVLAPREEQVITTMTVTATGYTAGYESTGKRPSHPGYGITYSGVKVRRDKNTLSTIAADPKTFPLGSILYIPGYGYGIVADTGSAIKGNKIDLYFKTTRQVYSEWGKKEVDVQIIRKGNGKCTEKMLNSLQKVIETHKSIPASTLDDSI is encoded by the coding sequence ATGAGATCCATGTTGGTTTGGAAACGGATTTTGGGAACCTTGTTAACCGCCACTTGTCTGGTATTGCCCGGCAATGAGGTTTACGGTCACAAAGAGCCGGTCCAGCATAAAAAAGGGCAGTCAACGCCTGTTTTGGCTCCGCGGGAGGAGCAGGTAATTACGACTATGACGGTCACGGCAACAGGATATACAGCAGGCTATGAATCCACTGGCAAACGGCCAAGTCATCCCGGTTACGGTATCACGTATTCCGGTGTTAAAGTGCGTCGTGACAAAAACACACTGTCCACGATTGCGGCTGATCCCAAAACATTTCCTTTGGGTAGCATTTTGTACATTCCGGGTTACGGCTACGGCATTGTAGCAGATACGGGATCAGCGATCAAAGGCAATAAAATCGACCTGTATTTCAAAACTACCCGGCAGGTATATTCCGAGTGGGGCAAGAAAGAAGTGGATGTGCAAATTATTAGAAAAGGAAACGGAAAATGTACGGAGAAGATGCTGAATTCGCTCCAAAAGGTGATCGAGACGCACAAATCCATTCCGGCCTCTACGCTGGATGATTCCATATAA
- a CDS encoding trypsin-like peptidase domain-containing protein has product MDEFKNNNSGRRDENDQVESDKTTRQNDSNGSSYYYSYGPFSSVQSDGQRKDGKLVEKDVEITPPQSVRPLPSSYHRAGAEQQQDGSGRNGGNWQFKQNKPKSQVKTIFLSFLAGMLVITVLMYTADRTNMFTPETALTSAAAESGATTNSETTSQSPNAVPAVMPSGTADVQSVVAKAGPAVVKIETLAKQSSGSGRQSSPYYNDPLYQYFFGNQYGDSGNSGNNGSSNENEGSNSGQLTPLGIGSGFIFDKTGYILTNNHVVEGANVVQVTVEGTNKPYEAKVLGKNADLDLAVLKIEGKDNFPTVTLGNSENAKVGEWMVAIGNPEGFEHSVTAGVLSAKERTITINSESTGKPTQYKHLIQTDASINPGNSGGPLLNLQGQVIGMNVAVSADAQGIGFAIPSNTILEVVDKLKNNQPIPKEPVPFIGASLLNLSPEVAKELGTTLTEGSVVRDIIYKSPAYQADLRPYDVIIGANGTPYSTSQELIDFIQKQKVGTALTLNIERAGQKKDVQLKVGNKNDFSSTLQQ; this is encoded by the coding sequence ATGGACGAATTTAAAAATAATAATTCTGGACGCCGGGATGAAAACGATCAGGTTGAATCCGATAAAACAACTCGGCAGAATGATTCAAATGGTTCTTCATATTACTATTCGTACGGTCCCTTTTCTTCAGTTCAATCAGATGGACAACGCAAGGATGGGAAGCTTGTAGAGAAGGACGTTGAGATTACGCCACCGCAGTCAGTAAGGCCACTTCCTTCCTCATACCATCGTGCAGGGGCGGAGCAACAACAAGACGGCTCGGGCCGGAACGGCGGTAACTGGCAATTTAAACAAAATAAACCCAAGTCTCAGGTAAAGACGATCTTCCTATCCTTTTTGGCCGGGATGCTGGTTATTACGGTTCTGATGTACACGGCCGACCGCACGAATATGTTCACTCCTGAGACGGCGTTGACTTCGGCGGCAGCTGAAAGCGGAGCAACGACCAATTCGGAAACGACGAGTCAGTCACCTAACGCAGTTCCGGCTGTGATGCCTTCCGGCACTGCAGACGTTCAATCCGTTGTGGCCAAAGCGGGTCCGGCAGTCGTTAAGATTGAAACACTGGCTAAGCAATCTAGTGGCAGTGGCAGACAAAGCAGTCCTTATTATAATGACCCGCTGTATCAATACTTTTTCGGTAATCAGTATGGAGACAGTGGTAATAGCGGAAACAACGGCAGCAGCAATGAAAATGAAGGCAGCAACAGCGGACAACTGACTCCGCTTGGTATTGGTTCCGGCTTTATTTTCGATAAAACGGGCTACATCCTGACGAACAATCACGTTGTTGAAGGTGCGAATGTGGTTCAGGTCACGGTAGAGGGAACTAATAAGCCATATGAAGCCAAAGTGCTGGGTAAAAATGCAGACCTGGATTTGGCTGTGCTGAAAATTGAAGGCAAGGATAACTTCCCGACGGTAACGTTAGGCAACTCCGAAAATGCTAAAGTCGGTGAGTGGATGGTAGCCATCGGTAACCCTGAAGGCTTCGAGCATTCGGTAACAGCGGGGGTGCTGAGTGCGAAGGAACGTACGATTACCATTAACAGTGAGTCTACGGGAAAACCTACTCAATATAAACATTTAATCCAGACCGATGCGTCCATTAACCCGGGGAACTCTGGTGGCCCTCTGTTGAACCTGCAAGGACAGGTTATCGGCATGAACGTAGCTGTCAGTGCTGACGCACAGGGAATCGGGTTTGCGATTCCGTCCAATACGATTTTGGAAGTCGTCGACAAGCTGAAAAATAATCAGCCTATTCCGAAAGAACCCGTTCCTTTCATTGGCGCAAGTCTGTTGAATCTGAGTCCCGAAGTAGCCAAGGAATTAGGGACAACCCTGACTGAAGGCTCGGTGGTGCGGGATATTATCTACAAATCACCAGCTTATCAGGCGGATCTACGTCCTTATGATGTGATTATCGGAGCTAATGGTACTCCTTACAGCACATCACAGGAGCTGATCGATTTCATTCAAAAGCAAAAAGTGGGTACAGCACTGACGCTTAACATTGAACGGGCAGGACAGAAAAAGGATGTTCAGTTAAAAGTGGGTAACAAGAACGACTTTAGCTCGACTCTCCAACAGTAA
- a CDS encoding response regulator transcription factor has translation MRSTILIIDDDEKIVSMLRRGLAFEGYEVLTAANGAEGLNKMLTAEPDVVVLDVMMPQLDGFEVCRRMREGGSTVPVLMLTAKDEVENRVKGLDLGADDYLVKPFALEELLARVRALLRRKTDQQDHNGHRLTFEDLQLDNESREVVRGGKRLELTAKEFELLHLFMQNPKRVLSRDLIMDKIWGYDYSGESNVLEVYIAMLRQKTEQDGGKRLIRTIRGAGYILRGDV, from the coding sequence ATGCGTTCTACCATTCTGATTATTGATGACGATGAAAAAATTGTGTCCATGCTGCGCAGAGGGCTGGCCTTCGAGGGCTACGAAGTACTGACGGCTGCCAACGGCGCAGAGGGATTGAATAAAATGCTTACAGCTGAGCCTGATGTTGTCGTGCTGGATGTGATGATGCCGCAACTGGATGGCTTCGAGGTATGCCGTCGCATGCGGGAGGGAGGAAGTACGGTGCCCGTTTTGATGCTTACAGCCAAGGACGAGGTGGAGAACCGGGTTAAGGGATTGGATCTGGGTGCAGACGATTATCTCGTCAAGCCATTTGCTCTGGAGGAGCTACTGGCTCGTGTGCGGGCGCTTCTACGCCGTAAAACCGATCAGCAGGATCATAATGGACATCGACTGACCTTCGAGGATTTGCAGCTGGATAACGAATCACGTGAAGTGGTTCGCGGCGGCAAGCGGCTGGAGCTAACGGCAAAAGAATTTGAACTGCTCCACTTGTTTATGCAAAACCCGAAGCGCGTTCTGTCTCGTGATCTGATTATGGACAAAATTTGGGGCTATGACTACAGCGGGGAGTCAAACGTGCTGGAAGTGTATATTGCCATGCTCCGACAAAAAACGGAGCAGGATGGCGGCAAACGGCTCATTCGTACGATTCGGGGAGCGGGTTATATTTTAAGAGGTGATGTGTAA
- a CDS encoding HAMP domain-containing sensor histidine kinase, with translation MSIRWRLTAWYSSILAIVLVMFGLAIYGLVYYYTYNEVKSQLMNQTPRINKQLLLTVKGGLFEVPNLDLGLVQGRGIDESQLYVQIYNYTSGVTKTTQNMKNLDITFPVPSTAAGAVQNEGIRRVSVDGDSFMIYQQPIKSEELGLVVGLLQVGQFTGSQDRLMNRLQSVLVYGSLFALLAAATSGLFLARKSMKPLVKVIEGANQIQSSNDLSVRIEYDGPPDEIGQLIATVNKMLGRTEVFYKELEDAYGAQRRFVADASHELRTPLTTIRGNVDFLLKMWTTEPGDRPNMDEAMIRELSMEALSDMADEGKRMSRLVGDMLSLARADTGKTFEKAPVALEPLVSEVARRAQFLERTSEWNVGDFSILNGIYMDGSKDYLQQMLFIFIDNAFKYTPEGTVRFDAIVYQGQVGLRISDTGIGMDKSEVPFIFDRFYRADESRGVTEGIGLGLSIAKWIIDEHHGSVEVVTRQGEGTTFIIWLPVSFSAPLE, from the coding sequence ATGTCTATTCGTTGGCGACTGACAGCTTGGTATTCCAGCATCTTGGCTATAGTACTTGTTATGTTTGGACTGGCTATTTACGGACTGGTATATTATTACACATATAATGAAGTGAAAAGTCAGCTTATGAACCAGACGCCACGTATTAACAAGCAGTTACTGCTTACCGTCAAAGGAGGACTGTTTGAGGTCCCCAATCTGGATTTGGGCTTGGTGCAGGGTCGTGGAATTGATGAATCACAGCTATATGTACAAATTTATAATTATACATCCGGCGTCACCAAGACGACGCAAAATATGAAAAATCTCGATATTACCTTTCCGGTTCCATCCACAGCGGCTGGAGCGGTTCAAAATGAGGGAATTCGACGTGTAAGTGTGGATGGGGATTCTTTTATGATTTATCAGCAACCGATCAAATCCGAGGAACTGGGATTAGTGGTTGGACTGTTACAGGTGGGGCAATTTACAGGCTCTCAGGATCGGCTTATGAACAGGCTGCAAAGTGTGCTTGTATACGGTTCGTTATTTGCTTTACTCGCCGCTGCGACCTCAGGCCTCTTTTTAGCCCGCAAGTCCATGAAGCCGCTGGTCAAGGTGATCGAAGGGGCTAATCAGATTCAGTCCAGTAATGATTTGAGTGTCCGCATTGAGTATGATGGACCGCCAGATGAAATTGGGCAACTAATCGCGACGGTTAACAAGATGCTGGGGCGTACGGAGGTTTTTTATAAGGAGTTGGAGGATGCTTATGGAGCCCAGCGCCGTTTTGTAGCCGATGCTTCCCATGAACTGCGTACGCCGCTTACGACAATTCGAGGCAACGTTGATTTTTTGCTCAAAATGTGGACTACCGAGCCGGGAGACCGTCCCAATATGGATGAAGCGATGATTCGTGAACTCTCCATGGAGGCCCTGAGTGATATGGCGGATGAAGGAAAACGGATGAGCCGTCTGGTTGGCGATATGCTATCGCTCGCCCGAGCAGATACAGGGAAAACATTCGAGAAGGCCCCGGTGGCGCTGGAGCCACTCGTAAGTGAGGTTGCCCGGCGTGCTCAATTTTTGGAGCGGACGTCCGAATGGAATGTAGGTGACTTTTCGATACTGAATGGCATTTATATGGATGGCAGCAAGGATTATCTGCAGCAAATGCTGTTTATTTTCATAGATAATGCGTTCAAATACACACCTGAAGGTACGGTCCGATTTGATGCTATCGTTTATCAGGGACAGGTAGGTCTGCGGATTAGTGATACAGGCATCGGGATGGACAAGAGTGAGGTTCCCTTTATTTTTGACCGCTTTTATCGGGCGGATGAGTCGCGCGGGGTGACGGAGGGAATTGGATTGGGTTTGTCCATTGCCAAGTGGATTATAGATGAACATCATGGATCCGTGGAAGTGGTTACACGCCAAGGGGAAGGGACGACATTTATCATCTGGCTTCCGGTCAGCTTTTCCGCGCCTTTGGAATAG
- a CDS encoding 4-hydroxy-3-methylbut-2-enyl diphosphate reductase, which produces MEVLRISPRGYCYGVVDAMVLARQAARNLDLPRPIYILGMIVHNSHVTNSFEDEGIITLDGPNRMEILSQVESGTVIFTAHGVSPEVRKLARDKGLTTVDATCPDVTKTHDLIREKSAEGYQIIYIGKKNHPEPEGAIGIAPDHVHLIEKEEEIDGLMLSADKILITNQTTMSQWDIKHIMKKLLDKFPGAEIHNEICLATQVRQEAVAEQAGQADLVIVVGDPRSNNSNRLAQVSEEIAGTTAYRISDVTELKRDWLEGVHKVAVTSGASTPTLITKEVILYLEQYDPANPDTWEIQRTIDMKKLLPPVREKSKTTK; this is translated from the coding sequence TTGGAAGTGCTCAGAATTTCGCCCCGGGGTTACTGCTACGGCGTAGTCGATGCCATGGTATTGGCTCGTCAGGCGGCCAGAAACTTGGATTTACCTCGGCCTATTTATATACTAGGCATGATTGTGCATAACAGTCATGTCACAAATTCCTTCGAGGATGAGGGAATTATTACACTCGACGGCCCTAACCGTATGGAGATTTTAAGCCAGGTGGAGAGTGGTACCGTTATTTTCACCGCTCATGGTGTATCCCCTGAGGTTCGCAAGCTGGCTCGCGATAAGGGGCTGACTACCGTTGATGCAACTTGCCCGGACGTGACGAAGACTCATGATCTGATTCGGGAGAAGTCTGCCGAAGGCTATCAAATTATTTATATCGGCAAAAAGAATCATCCCGAGCCGGAGGGGGCCATCGGCATTGCTCCCGACCATGTTCATCTGATTGAGAAGGAAGAGGAGATCGATGGCCTCATGTTGTCTGCGGACAAAATTCTAATCACGAATCAGACGACCATGAGTCAGTGGGACATCAAGCACATTATGAAAAAGCTGCTGGATAAGTTCCCAGGTGCCGAGATACACAATGAAATCTGTCTGGCCACTCAAGTGCGTCAGGAAGCGGTAGCGGAGCAGGCCGGACAGGCGGATCTGGTGATTGTCGTTGGTGATCCGCGCAGTAACAATTCAAACCGATTGGCTCAGGTGTCTGAGGAAATTGCGGGTACAACAGCTTACCGTATTTCGGATGTAACAGAGCTGAAGCGGGATTGGCTGGAGGGCGTTCACAAGGTAGCAGTCACTTCTGGAGCTTCTACGCCTACGTTGATTACGAAAGAGGTTATTTTGTACCTGGAACAATATGATCCGGCTAACCCGGATACATGGGAGATTCAGCGGACGATTGATATGAAGAAGCTGCTGCCCCCTGTGCGTGAAAAGTCAAAAACGACTAAATAA